A section of the Fibrobacter sp. UWB15 genome encodes:
- a CDS encoding ABC transporter ATP-binding protein → MFAIKVQGVSFTYPGASEKALDSVKLEIPEGSFFALLGPNGAGKTTLLRLLCGRFAGFSGILEIADAMRGKNGFLDPLACGILLENPGIYPKLSIAEYVDYFVGFYAARNPEWNESAARERIKLLSQKLELPDSATRMGKLSLGNRQKVQLLRAMAPSPRLLILDEPVANLDPMARESVWSLLADWRKNEGGTAIVCSHILAEMEEEATDFAIIDRGRVLKSGRVADLAGESATFKVDSAASLEQIRAALAAAGIKANVEPEKADLAKLYRSTVTNNV, encoded by the coding sequence ATGTTTGCGATTAAGGTCCAAGGTGTTTCGTTTACTTACCCCGGTGCGTCGGAAAAGGCGCTTGACTCGGTAAAGCTTGAAATTCCCGAGGGGAGTTTCTTTGCGCTCTTGGGCCCGAACGGGGCGGGAAAGACGACGCTTTTGAGACTCTTGTGCGGGCGATTTGCGGGCTTTTCGGGAATTCTTGAAATTGCAGACGCCATGCGCGGCAAGAACGGATTCTTGGATCCTCTTGCCTGCGGAATTTTGCTTGAAAATCCGGGAATTTACCCGAAGCTTTCGATTGCGGAATACGTCGATTATTTCGTGGGCTTTTATGCGGCGCGCAATCCCGAGTGGAATGAGTCTGCTGCCCGCGAACGCATCAAGTTGCTTTCGCAAAAGCTAGAGTTGCCGGATTCTGCAACCCGCATGGGCAAGCTTTCGCTGGGTAACCGCCAGAAGGTGCAATTGCTGCGTGCCATGGCTCCGAGCCCGCGCCTTTTGATTTTGGATGAACCGGTGGCAAACCTGGATCCGATGGCGCGAGAATCCGTGTGGAGCCTGCTAGCCGACTGGCGTAAAAACGAAGGCGGTACCGCTATCGTTTGCTCGCATATTTTGGCCGAAATGGAAGAAGAAGCGACCGATTTTGCCATTATCGACCGCGGGCGAGTCCTTAAAAGCGGTCGAGTGGCGGACCTTGCCGGCGAATCGGCGACTTTCAAAGTGGACTCTGCCGCATCGTTAGAGCAAATCCGCGCAGCCCTTGCCGCGGCCGGAATCAAAGCAAATGTCGAGCCCGAAAAAGCGGACCTTGCGAAATTATATCGCAGCACCGTAACAAACAATGTGTAA
- a CDS encoding TlpA disulfide reductase family protein produces MNFVSKILSIAAIAAVAPFAQLAPEPQMADVKLMQDSTTNQPMKMDFSKPLSGISDPGILFSQFANRPLLIYYFSPKCPHCQRHISEIQDLVKEYEPKGLTGIAIGLGGGIKKNDIRLFIDQFHVAIPVFQDSDYKFGPAYGTGYIPVVYVVQKDGTFYRYETLNEANMNHMRATLNKMFK; encoded by the coding sequence ATGAATTTCGTTTCTAAAATTTTATCTATTGCAGCCATTGCAGCGGTTGCGCCTTTTGCGCAGCTCGCTCCGGAACCCCAGATGGCCGACGTGAAGTTGATGCAGGATTCTACCACCAACCAGCCCATGAAGATGGACTTTTCTAAGCCGCTTTCGGGCATTAGCGATCCGGGGATTCTGTTCAGCCAGTTTGCAAACAGGCCTCTTTTGATCTATTACTTTAGCCCCAAGTGCCCGCACTGCCAGCGCCACATTTCCGAAATCCAGGACCTGGTCAAGGAATACGAGCCCAAGGGTTTAACCGGCATCGCCATTGGTCTCGGTGGCGGCATCAAGAAAAACGACATCCGTCTGTTTATCGACCAGTTCCACGTAGCAATCCCCGTATTCCAGGATAGCGACTACAAGTTCGGCCCCGCTTACGGCACCGGCTACATTCCGGTCGTGTACGTGGTGCAGAAGGACGGAACCTTCTACCGCTACGAAACTTTGAACGAAGCGAACATGAACCACATGCGCGCCACGCTCAATAAGATGTTTAAGTAG
- the glyA gene encoding serine hydroxymethyltransferase, with translation MLKSTLQQTDPEIYNIIQEEAERQEYGIELIASENYTSKAVMEAMGSVLTNKYSEGYVGKRYYGGNEVIDKMEALAIERCKKLFGCDHVNIQPLSGSPANAAVYFAVLKPGDKVLGLKLDHGGHLSHGHPVNFSGMLYNFVQYEVDKETGRIDMDKVREIALREKPKMILAGFSAYSRNLDWKRFKEIADEVGALTMADISHVAGLIAGKAIDSPVPYFDIVTTTTHKTLRGPRSAIIMCKDRTIQKMVKGELKEVSLAKEIDKGVFPGMQGGPHDHINAGKAVAFLEALQPEFQTYAKNVIKNAQAMADEMMKLGYRVISGGTDNHLIVVDMTSKGVSGKEAEVAMEKVGISCSRSTIPFDPRKPMDPSGVRLGTAAITTRGFDEEDTREVTRIIDRAIKAKDDDAALKKIREEIVALCKKHPLYK, from the coding sequence ATGCTCAAATCTACACTGCAACAGACCGATCCGGAAATCTACAACATCATTCAGGAAGAAGCCGAACGCCAGGAATATGGCATCGAACTCATCGCTTCCGAAAACTACACCTCCAAGGCCGTCATGGAAGCCATGGGCTCCGTGCTGACCAACAAGTACAGCGAAGGCTACGTGGGCAAGCGCTACTACGGTGGTAACGAAGTGATCGACAAGATGGAAGCTTTGGCCATCGAACGTTGCAAGAAGCTCTTTGGTTGCGACCACGTGAACATCCAGCCGCTGTCCGGTTCTCCGGCCAACGCTGCCGTGTACTTCGCCGTCCTCAAACCGGGCGACAAGGTCCTCGGCCTCAAGCTCGACCACGGTGGACACCTTTCTCACGGCCATCCGGTGAACTTCTCCGGTATGCTCTACAACTTCGTGCAGTACGAAGTCGATAAGGAAACGGGCCGCATCGACATGGACAAGGTCCGCGAAATCGCTCTCCGCGAAAAGCCGAAGATGATCCTCGCCGGTTTCTCTGCCTACAGCCGCAACCTCGACTGGAAGCGCTTCAAGGAAATCGCTGACGAAGTGGGCGCCCTCACCATGGCCGACATTTCTCACGTCGCTGGCCTCATTGCAGGTAAGGCAATCGATTCTCCGGTGCCGTACTTCGACATCGTGACGACCACGACCCACAAGACTCTCCGTGGCCCGCGTTCCGCTATCATCATGTGCAAGGACCGCACCATCCAGAAGATGGTGAAGGGCGAACTCAAGGAAGTCTCCCTCGCCAAGGAAATCGACAAGGGCGTGTTCCCGGGCATGCAGGGTGGTCCGCACGACCACATCAACGCCGGTAAGGCCGTTGCATTCCTCGAAGCTCTGCAGCCGGAATTCCAGACCTACGCCAAGAACGTCATCAAGAACGCTCAGGCCATGGCCGACGAAATGATGAAGCTCGGTTACAGGGTTATTAGTGGCGGTACCGACAACCACCTCATCGTGGTGGACATGACCTCCAAGGGCGTTTCCGGTAAGGAAGCCGAAGTGGCCATGGAAAAGGTCGGCATCTCCTGCAGCCGTTCTACCATCCCGTTCGATCCGCGCAAGCCGATGGATCCGTCCGGTGTGCGTCTCGGTACTGCCGCTATCACGACCCGTGGCTTTGACGAAGAAGATACCCGCGAAGTGACCCGCATCATCGACCGTGCTATCAAGGCTAAGGATGACGATGCTGCTCTCAAGAAGATCCGCGAAGAAATCGTGGCTCTCTGCAAGAAGCACCCGCTGTACAAGTAA
- a CDS encoding BamA/TamA family outer membrane protein — MRKILLLLLALTFLCFAEEDKHPWYLEIKGNKAFSNFQLEEQLDIPEEFGKMDTTKQDFMMRLSLENIKALYYSRGYYSLNLTMDIQRNYVNQDSCIRGYYITIRDGERYRFSGAKLIVPENRKVEIDETKLNIAQDHLYNQDDIAEDMEDIQKAYRGEGYLHTTLSSIEKIDTTQKKIYVEITIDPGAKVIMGNMNSSSHRTKDKRNPNIVVSEMGLTDTAWLSSLWRIPEGEIIDGNQYNTFRNKLFSTQLFTQIKMSDSLRSDGLSDVYLNVTERVPGEMRYGFFFEEIYGFGAQASAKHRNFFGKLHEFSTSAQIAQHKQEASIGYANPLLFGTSFSFIPTAIRFEDRLTLNHEKINPPAYPDSLEERYEVINRGDLTFGLTKRIRFRSTLDTRYVNKNDSSLFKLKGEIALTFDYTNDYFNPTRGVRFAPTFGAGTNWKADIQNLTMVGDPYTYGEMTVNLYHPLFWTFNGAVSGSVGKFFAKAIEDDARIFYQGGTRSVRGYRFRSIFASNESTDENGDKIINTGLTPLYYRFNEEIRWTFPWKSWQRWQIVQFYDWTLVTDHEKDLYEERESESLGAGVRYRWQFLTFRLDYAFKKDLSNWNPEKFGWGRFAFDLSQTF, encoded by the coding sequence ATGAGAAAAATCCTACTCCTTCTTTTAGCTCTCACATTTCTCTGCTTTGCCGAAGAAGATAAGCACCCTTGGTACCTAGAGATCAAGGGCAACAAGGCATTCTCGAATTTCCAGCTAGAAGAACAGCTTGACATTCCCGAAGAATTCGGTAAAATGGATACCACCAAGCAAGACTTCATGATGCGCCTTTCGCTGGAAAACATCAAGGCGCTCTACTACTCTCGCGGTTACTACAGCCTCAACTTGACCATGGATATCCAGCGCAACTACGTCAACCAGGACAGCTGTATTCGCGGCTACTACATTACCATTCGCGACGGCGAACGTTACCGTTTTAGCGGTGCAAAGCTGATTGTTCCCGAAAACCGCAAAGTCGAAATCGACGAGACCAAATTAAACATCGCGCAAGACCACCTTTACAACCAAGACGATATCGCCGAAGACATGGAAGACATCCAAAAGGCATACCGCGGCGAAGGATACTTGCACACGACGCTTTCTTCCATCGAAAAAATCGACACCACGCAAAAGAAAATCTACGTCGAAATCACCATTGACCCCGGTGCGAAAGTCATCATGGGCAATATGAATTCTTCAAGCCACCGCACCAAGGACAAGCGCAACCCGAACATCGTTGTTTCAGAAATGGGCCTTACCGATACCGCATGGCTTTCGAGCCTGTGGCGAATTCCCGAAGGCGAAATCATTGACGGTAACCAGTACAACACCTTCAGAAACAAGCTTTTCTCGACACAACTCTTTACGCAAATCAAGATGAGCGACTCTCTTAGGAGCGACGGCCTTTCGGACGTTTACCTGAACGTGACGGAACGCGTACCTGGAGAAATGCGCTACGGATTTTTCTTCGAAGAAATTTATGGTTTTGGTGCACAAGCCTCTGCAAAGCACAGGAACTTCTTTGGAAAACTTCATGAATTTTCAACGAGCGCCCAAATTGCTCAACACAAGCAAGAAGCATCTATTGGCTATGCAAATCCGCTCTTGTTCGGAACCTCGTTCAGTTTCATTCCGACGGCAATCCGTTTTGAAGACCGCCTTACGCTAAACCACGAAAAAATCAATCCGCCGGCATACCCCGACAGTTTGGAAGAACGTTACGAAGTGATTAACCGTGGCGACTTGACCTTCGGCCTTACCAAGAGAATTCGCTTCCGCAGTACGCTCGATACCCGATACGTGAACAAGAATGATTCAAGCCTCTTTAAGCTCAAGGGCGAAATTGCACTGACATTCGACTACACCAACGATTACTTTAACCCCACGAGGGGCGTGCGCTTTGCACCGACATTTGGCGCGGGCACTAACTGGAAGGCCGATATTCAAAACCTGACGATGGTGGGCGACCCGTATACCTACGGCGAAATGACCGTGAACCTTTACCATCCGCTCTTCTGGACTTTTAACGGAGCCGTGAGCGGAAGCGTCGGCAAGTTCTTCGCCAAGGCAATCGAAGACGATGCCAGAATCTTCTATCAGGGCGGAACACGTTCGGTTCGCGGCTATCGCTTTAGAAGTATTTTCGCAAGCAACGAATCTACCGACGAAAACGGCGACAAAATTATCAATACGGGTCTCACACCTCTCTACTACCGATTCAACGAAGAAATCCGCTGGACGTTCCCATGGAAGTCTTGGCAGCGCTGGCAGATTGTGCAATTCTACGACTGGACACTCGTGACCGACCATGAAAAAGATTTGTACGAAGAACGTGAAAGCGAAAGCCTTGGCGCCGGTGTGCGTTACCGTTGGCAGTTCCTGACGTTCCGCCTAGATTACGCGTTCAAGAAGGATTTAAGCAACTGGAATCCAGAAAAATTCGGCTGGGGCAGATTCGCCTTCGACCTGTCGCAGACATTCTAA
- the sbcD gene encoding exonuclease subunit SbcD — protein sequence MKLIHTADWHLGNSMHDIDRLEESKQFLDWLKGQIVDFGAECLMVAGDIFDTTNPSVEARRLYFRFLASLLDTRCKNIVLVGGNHDSGALLDAPRDLLEALNIQMVGSLGERPVEELVKELKDGSGNVIGVCAAVPYVREMELRRFKTESMEDFAQNTFKGLYGTVYGVAEKVRNGRDIPIVATGHLYAAQLEGRPDNDDGSDAKAHGMRDIVGNLGTIPVSVFPEGFDYVALGHIHYTTMVAKNPKVRYSGSPFVLGFDEAERDHHILLVELATGAAPVVEKVVTPQYYSFKRISGSIDSVKVQLKQLAKTPSEKPLKVEVVYDYTPGVNVHEALAGVMENASFDVVSWKVNRAAAFSAENFSDDTLESVDVLDDEEIFRRLLMSKLGVTEANDEFNKDFEKYLPLFKQVVEEVDGEEA from the coding sequence ATGAAGCTGATACATACCGCCGATTGGCATTTGGGCAACTCCATGCACGACATCGACAGGCTAGAAGAATCCAAACAGTTCCTGGATTGGCTCAAGGGGCAAATCGTGGATTTCGGGGCCGAATGCCTTATGGTTGCAGGCGATATTTTTGACACGACGAACCCTTCTGTAGAGGCTCGCCGCCTTTATTTTCGCTTTTTGGCCTCTTTGCTGGACACCCGTTGCAAAAATATTGTATTGGTGGGCGGCAACCACGATTCGGGGGCCTTGCTCGATGCCCCGCGTGATTTGCTGGAAGCGCTTAATATCCAGATGGTGGGCTCCCTTGGAGAACGCCCGGTCGAAGAATTGGTCAAGGAACTGAAGGACGGTTCCGGTAATGTAATTGGTGTCTGCGCGGCAGTCCCTTACGTACGCGAAATGGAATTGCGCCGTTTCAAGACGGAATCGATGGAAGATTTTGCGCAAAATACGTTTAAGGGCTTGTACGGTACCGTGTACGGGGTTGCCGAAAAGGTACGTAATGGTCGCGATATCCCCATTGTGGCGACGGGACATTTGTATGCCGCACAACTAGAAGGCCGCCCGGATAACGATGATGGTAGCGATGCCAAGGCTCATGGCATGCGCGACATTGTAGGCAACCTGGGAACCATTCCGGTGTCTGTTTTCCCGGAAGGCTTTGACTACGTGGCGCTCGGGCATATTCATTATACGACCATGGTCGCAAAAAATCCGAAAGTCCGTTATTCCGGTTCACCGTTTGTACTCGGCTTTGACGAAGCGGAAAGGGATCACCATATCTTGCTGGTGGAACTGGCGACGGGAGCAGCCCCTGTCGTGGAAAAAGTTGTCACTCCGCAGTATTATAGCTTCAAGCGCATATCGGGATCTATCGATAGCGTTAAGGTTCAGCTGAAACAGTTGGCTAAAACACCGTCCGAAAAGCCGTTGAAGGTAGAAGTGGTCTATGATTATACGCCGGGAGTGAACGTTCACGAAGCTCTTGCGGGAGTCATGGAAAACGCCTCCTTCGATGTGGTGAGCTGGAAGGTGAACCGTGCGGCGGCGTTCTCCGCCGAAAACTTTTCCGATGATACCCTTGAATCGGTAGATGTCTTGGATGACGAAGAAATCTTTAGACGCCTCTTGATGAGCAAACTCGGTGTAACCGAAGCGAATGATGAGTTCAATAAGGATTTTGAAAAGTATCTTCCGCTTTTTAAGCAGGTAGTGGAAGAAGTTGATGGCGAGGAGGCATAA
- a CDS encoding FISUMP domain-containing protein: MKILKSAVALSVLLTMLAACGDESSSSALDPIGEISSSSNEELGSSSSVAEKNSSSSVGSKNSSSSVVESSSSEILFCNEGDRDTVVKDWGVKYYRCENNDWVVDTVIYVDSPKVYPNMDSLFATEYSPIYSEFEDPRDHQVYRTTILIDRNGSDKTIEVFAQNLNYGEMIDTSVLVRDDNKVEKYCDLNDEWFCNNGWGGQYAWSEAMGLPAKYDSVLWKDTVGGDTRIHQGICPEGWHIMNGYEWKNFASTAGQDLVSKANWKLNERYVNSSGMSVLFKMRAYELSWMQAYFLLPNESSAIGTYAVTITDKYVWFGDNDHLGKHILYSVRCVKDY, encoded by the coding sequence GTGAAGATTTTAAAAAGCGCCGTCGCCCTGTCTGTTCTCCTGACCATGCTCGCTGCATGTGGCGATGAATCAAGTAGCTCCGCTCTCGATCCAATCGGTGAAATCTCGTCGAGTAGCAATGAGGAGCTCGGTTCCAGTTCCTCGGTGGCGGAGAAGAATTCTTCTAGCTCTGTTGGCAGTAAGAATAGTAGTTCGTCGGTGGTTGAGTCGAGTAGTAGTGAAATTCTTTTTTGTAACGAGGGTGATCGGGATACGGTTGTTAAAGATTGGGGGGTAAAATATTATCGTTGTGAAAATAATGACTGGGTTGTAGATACTGTTATTTATGTCGATTCTCCCAAGGTTTATCCGAATATGGACAGTCTCTTTGCTACGGAGTATAGTCCCATCTATAGCGAGTTTGAAGACCCTCGTGATCATCAAGTGTATCGGACGACAATCTTAATAGACCGTAATGGCTCTGATAAAACAATAGAGGTCTTTGCGCAAAATTTGAATTATGGGGAGATGATAGATACTAGCGTACTTGTGCGTGATGACAACAAGGTTGAAAAGTATTGTGATTTAAATGATGAATGGTTTTGTAATAATGGCTGGGGGGGGCAATATGCTTGGAGTGAGGCAATGGGCTTGCCTGCCAAATACGATTCTGTTCTTTGGAAAGATACTGTAGGTGGCGATACCCGTATACATCAGGGAATATGTCCAGAAGGTTGGCATATCATGAATGGTTATGAATGGAAAAATTTTGCATCAACTGCGGGACAAGATCTGGTTTCAAAGGCAAACTGGAAGTTGAATGAACGGTATGTAAATTCCTCTGGAATGTCGGTTCTTTTCAAAATGAGAGCGTATGAACTTAGTTGGATGCAAGCGTATTTCTTGCTCCCTAATGAGTCTAGTGCTATTGGAACTTATGCGGTTACCATTACAGATAAATATGTTTGGTTCGGGGATAATGATCATTTAGGGAAGCATATTCTCTATAGTGTTCGCTGTGTAAAGGATTACTAA